In one window of Microbacterium sp. PM5 DNA:
- a CDS encoding ScpA family protein has protein sequence MAPSPDDPEVATAETPTASESESTGFRVSLANFDGPFDLLLTLLGKHELDITEISLSRVTDEFISYLKGLESDDELDQASEFLVVAATLLDMKVAGLLPQGELVDAESVALLEARDLLFARLLQYRAFKEVSAWFERSLRREDRRHVRAVRLDEKYRRAVPELVWTLSKEDFAALAMLAFAPKEIPHVGLDHLHAPLVSIREQAAIVVTLLRDAGTLNFRELVAGVAQTGVVVARFLAVLELYRHAALSFEQIEPLGELTLRWTAERWSEENLATLGADYDH, from the coding sequence GTGGCGCCGTCGCCTGACGACCCCGAGGTCGCCACCGCGGAGACTCCGACCGCTTCGGAGAGCGAGTCGACCGGGTTCCGGGTCTCCCTCGCCAACTTCGACGGCCCGTTCGACCTTCTGCTGACGCTCCTCGGCAAGCATGAGCTCGACATCACCGAGATCTCCCTCAGCCGGGTCACCGACGAGTTCATCTCGTATCTGAAGGGTCTCGAGTCCGACGACGAACTGGATCAGGCCTCCGAGTTCCTCGTCGTGGCGGCGACGCTGCTCGACATGAAGGTCGCCGGTCTGCTGCCGCAGGGTGAACTCGTGGATGCCGAGTCCGTCGCCCTGCTCGAAGCGCGCGACCTGCTGTTCGCGCGGCTGCTGCAGTACCGCGCGTTCAAGGAGGTGTCGGCCTGGTTCGAACGGAGCCTCCGTCGCGAAGACCGGCGGCACGTGCGCGCGGTGCGCCTCGACGAGAAGTACCGTCGCGCCGTTCCCGAGCTCGTCTGGACGCTGTCGAAAGAGGACTTCGCCGCCCTCGCGATGCTCGCCTTCGCCCCCAAGGAGATTCCGCACGTCGGGCTCGACCACCTGCACGCGCCGCTCGTATCCATCCGCGAGCAGGCCGCGATCGTCGTGACGCTGCTGCGTGACGCCGGAACCCTCAACTTCCGAGAGCTCGTCGCCGGGGTCGCGCAGACTGGTGTCGTCGTCGCGCGCTTCCTCGCGGTGCTCGAGCTCTACCGTCACGCCGCCCTCTCGTTCGAGCAGATCGAGCCGCTCGGCGAGCTGACCCTGCGCTGGACCGCCGAGCGGTGGTCCGAAGAGAACCTCGCCACCCTGGGAGCCGACTATGACCACTGA
- a CDS encoding pseudouridine synthase, with protein sequence MTNTADAEGVRLQKVLANAGVASRRVCEQYIVEGRIRVNGEVVTELGRRIDPASDLVDVDGTAIQLDTTKRYVMLNKPTGVVSSMKDEQGRPDLRRFTKDWDERLYNVGRLDAETSGLLVLTNDGELAHVLAHPSFGVTKVYIAKVTGRVTAQTIAQLTAGVDLEDGPIAADKARLLDTSGGTSLVELTLHSGRNRIVRRMMAAVGHLVLDLVRRQFGPLHLGTLPAGRARELTTVERGALLTVARQAAPTPPGDS encoded by the coding sequence ATGACGAACACAGCGGATGCCGAGGGCGTGCGCCTGCAGAAGGTGCTCGCCAATGCCGGAGTCGCCTCGCGTCGGGTCTGCGAGCAGTACATCGTGGAGGGCCGGATCCGCGTGAACGGAGAGGTCGTCACCGAGCTCGGACGCCGCATCGACCCGGCATCCGACCTCGTCGATGTGGACGGCACCGCGATCCAGCTCGACACCACCAAGCGCTACGTCATGCTCAACAAGCCGACCGGCGTCGTCTCGTCGATGAAGGACGAGCAGGGCCGACCTGACCTCCGCCGTTTCACGAAGGACTGGGACGAGCGGCTCTACAACGTCGGCCGGCTGGATGCCGAGACCTCGGGACTGCTCGTGCTGACCAACGACGGCGAGCTCGCCCATGTGCTGGCCCACCCCTCCTTCGGGGTCACGAAGGTCTACATCGCCAAGGTCACAGGTCGCGTGACCGCCCAGACGATCGCACAGCTGACCGCGGGCGTCGACCTGGAGGACGGTCCGATCGCCGCCGACAAGGCGCGCCTGCTCGACACGTCCGGGGGCACTTCCCTCGTCGAGCTCACGCTGCACTCTGGACGCAACCGCATCGTCCGGCGCATGATGGCCGCCGTCGGTCACCTCGTGCTCGACCTCGTACGGCGTCAGTTCGGGCCGCTCCACCTGGGAACCCTCCCGGCGGGGCGTGCCCGCGAGTTGACTACAGTGGAACGCGGCGCGCTGCTCACCGTGGCGCGCCAGGCGGCGCCTACGCCGCCCGGGGACAGCTGA
- a CDS encoding ParA family protein, whose translation MADKTRGTKKALSEDVPIGPTGRPYQGFPTPPPLSAHGPARIIALCNQKGGVGKTTTTINLAASLAQYGRRVLAIDFDPQGALSAGLGIQTHDIPTIYDLLLDTKRDPHETIVHTSVDGLDVIPANIDLSAAEVHLVNEVARETILARVLRKVAGEYDVILIDCQPSLGLLTVNALTASHGVLIPLECEFFALRGVALLIETIDKVRDRLNPAIELDGVLATMYDPRTLHSREVLERVVEAFGDDVLETVIGRTVKFPDASVSGVPITTFAPEHAAAQAYLRLARELVARGAVA comes from the coding sequence GTGGCGGATAAGACGCGGGGGACGAAGAAGGCCCTCTCGGAGGACGTGCCCATCGGTCCCACCGGTCGGCCGTACCAGGGCTTCCCGACCCCGCCGCCGCTGTCGGCGCACGGCCCCGCGCGCATCATCGCCCTGTGCAACCAGAAGGGCGGCGTCGGCAAGACGACGACCACGATCAACCTGGCCGCCTCGCTTGCCCAGTACGGGCGTCGCGTGCTCGCCATCGACTTCGACCCCCAGGGTGCGCTGTCGGCGGGCCTGGGCATCCAGACCCACGACATCCCGACGATCTACGACCTGCTGCTGGACACCAAGCGCGACCCGCACGAGACGATCGTGCACACCTCGGTGGACGGGCTGGACGTCATCCCCGCCAACATCGACCTGTCGGCGGCGGAGGTGCACCTCGTCAACGAGGTCGCCCGTGAGACGATCCTCGCCCGCGTTCTGCGCAAGGTCGCGGGGGAGTACGACGTCATCCTCATCGACTGCCAGCCCTCCCTGGGTCTGCTGACGGTCAACGCGCTCACGGCGAGCCACGGCGTGCTCATCCCGCTGGAGTGCGAGTTCTTCGCCCTGCGCGGGGTCGCCCTGCTCATCGAGACGATCGACAAGGTGCGCGACCGGCTCAACCCGGCGATCGAGCTGGACGGTGTGCTCGCGACGATGTACGACCCGCGCACGCTCCACTCGCGCGAGGTGCTCGAGCGCGTCGTGGAGGCGTTCGGCGACGACGTCCTCGAGACGGTGATCGGGCGCACGGTGAAGTTCCCAGACGCGTCGGTGTCGGGCGTTCCCATCACGACGTTCGCCCCGGAGCACGCCGCCGCCCAGGCCTACCTGCGCCTCGCGCGGGAGCTGGTGGCTCGTGGCGCCGTCGCCTGA
- the scpB gene encoding SMC-Scp complex subunit ScpB: MTTETDSDTAPPVRSQEPADVARRIEAILLIVDEPQSLVALAAAVGAPVPTVRQAVETLVADYDGETGGPRRGFELREVGGGWRLYVRDEHDDLIAEYVGGQAPSRLSQAALETLAVIAYKQPVTRSQVASIRAVNVDSVVRTLLARGLITELFTDPETGAINYGTTDALLVNLGINSLDELPHISPLLDDGSDGFDAEVLR; encoded by the coding sequence ATGACCACTGAGACCGACAGCGACACCGCCCCACCGGTGCGCTCACAGGAGCCCGCTGACGTCGCGCGCCGCATCGAGGCCATCCTGCTGATCGTCGACGAGCCGCAGAGTCTCGTCGCCCTCGCCGCCGCCGTCGGTGCCCCGGTGCCGACCGTTCGTCAGGCCGTCGAAACGCTCGTCGCCGACTACGACGGCGAGACGGGCGGCCCTCGCCGTGGTTTCGAGCTTCGCGAAGTGGGTGGCGGCTGGCGGCTGTACGTGCGAGATGAGCACGACGACCTCATCGCCGAGTACGTCGGCGGCCAGGCCCCGTCGCGCCTGTCGCAGGCGGCGCTGGAGACGCTCGCCGTCATCGCGTACAAGCAGCCCGTCACGCGCAGCCAGGTCGCCTCGATCCGCGCCGTCAACGTCGACTCGGTGGTGCGCACGCTGCTGGCGCGAGGCCTCATCACCGAGCTGTTCACCGACCCCGAGACCGGCGCGATCAACTACGGCACGACGGACGCGCTGCTGGTGAACCTGGGCATCAACTCCCTCGACGAGCTACCGCACATCTCGCCGCTGCTCGACGACGGCTCGGACGGTTTCGACGCGGAGGTGCTGCGATGA